tttttttttcacaaggatatatttttttaatatctcAAAAAGGGTagtattaataattatatatttttttatatataatatatttttttttttatatttattttcatatatttaactattatatatataaataaaaactagttattttaaaataataaagcATTTGTAAAACGTtcatacatacatacatatatattatatatatattatatagatatataatattaaaggggaaaaggaaaaaaaaaaaaaaaaaaaaaaagcaataaaataaaaaagaagaaaaaaatggatatattataaatattatatatttatacatatgtttatatatatatataatgatgtatatattcaaaaattaaaagcattaataataatttaaaaaaataaaaaaaaagcatatatatgctttataaatattaaatatatatatatataatattagtatgcaaaaacatttataaaataatttttttttttttcttatatatatatacataaatatattatctctctatataatatatattatacatatatatagtataatatatatatatatattatatatatgaaaaatattaaaaatattatacatacatttaattatatatcacttattatattttatccATCACCTTTTCCAAGccaatttttttatttctttaaacattaaaatatatcaataacaaaatgaaatacaacttttaaatttgtatattttatttacttcatatttaataatattatttatattatatttatattattattattttttctttttttttcccctTGTTTTCCCATTTcaatgatatattatatatatataataaataaataaataaatgactcttatttattatatacatatataaaaataggATTATTTAAAATTCTCTTCTTTTTTCAACATAAAATTActacaatatatttatatatgtaatattatttatgttaccatatttcttataattataatatatatatatatatatatatatatatatatatatacaattaattatattttttttttttttgttcttcCTTTGTTACAACATAAAGccataaaatatttcacTTATTCcattcattatataatatttctttacatatttattttatatattaaaagtaattattatttttttgtgtttactctttaattttaacattgaatattattataaagGCAAAActaatataaaaaagaaataaaaatgtattaataaaaatatgccttatttttatcacatcataaataagaaaagaataataaaataataaaatatacacatatattttacttttttttgttttatttttgtttaatttttgttttatttttgttttatttttgttttatttttgttttatttatgttttcCAATTTAACTCTTTTAcataagaaaataaaaaaaaaaataaaatattccCTTCACCCAAATTTATTTCtacattattttcataGTTCTCTATTCATAATAACAGTCAAAGTgattaattaaaatatataatttttacaacatgaaataataaaaaaaaaaaaaaggaaagGTATGCTTGAAATTTtgattttctttttcatttttttctctcattcataaaattaaaacaacaaaaatatatatacatatacaatatgtatatattagtatataatattttttatcatttatgAACCATaacaattaaaaaaaaataaagtgaaataaaattaaatatatatatatatatatatatatatatatatatatatatttatatttatatttatttattaaatatatttgtcttttaaaaaaaaaaaaaaaggaaaattttcattttataattttccTTTCAAATCcttatttctttatttttataaatatcattatttatcattacatatatatatatatatatttatttatttatttatatatttatttgtcATGTGCacattattttcattatttgaatatcataaaaattcACCTAGTCTACTAGATAGCTTATTCAATATATGATTGTAATCTGAGAgatttttaaaaaaaaaaatataaataataataaattattatacaCATTGTACGCGCAAagtttatttttattaatttatttagacattattatattgttatGTCTATATAAATAGTACCTGATTCAACACGATTCCTCAAAATTGTTAACACGCATGTTGTTATTATCCAAGctttaaaagataaaaaaaaaaaaaaaaaaaaaaaaattccatttaaatatatatatatatatatataatatacatattaatatgatttattatCCTTTTACTAATGAGGGAAAAAATTGTGCTTATGGACAAAAAATTCAGTGAACTAGGTATCATGAAAAATAGGGTCGGGtctaaaaaaataaaaaatgtatagcctctaaataatatatacatatatatatatatatatattatttctatcCTAACCTATGGGGTTTATAGttttacatattaaaaaaaaaatttgagTTATAAAAGCAGAAACAGGTAGGGCACATAAAAAGGAGACCATATATTTATCAGCAATTCTTTAtatggaaaatatataaaaaaaggaaataaattgaaataaaaataattatatgataagaataatatagcgtctatatatatatatatatatatatatattatattcaatacattatttatatatgtttttttttttttttttttttttttttttttcccctCTTTATTAATGTGCTTACATTGATATAGGGCTTTGTAAGGAACTACTTGAAAAAACATTAGGAAacaattttataataactAATGTTATAACACTTAGTACAATCAAATGAacaatttttaaaataaaataataattccCCTTCAACACTACAAAAATAAGattatgcatatatatatatatatatatatatatatatatatgttgttTTGATTTAGAgcattatttaaaaatatatataacatgtgtctttatataatgtacACATATGTAtgttcttttttcttttttatttttttatgaacaGTTCATGTAAATATATCCGCTAATTCCATAATCGAATGAATTGAGTTCATCCAGTTTTAAATTTGTTACAACATCATAAAGAAGCTTAGCAAAAATCTaataaatgttttattaatatataataaaaaaaaatacatttatatatattattatattttcttatacacatttatatatcctTTTAAACTTACAAAACAGAATATATATCtagtatatttatacaGCGATTTTATTATGCAATCTGAACTAGccaaattaaaaataaaaactgaaaaaaaaaaatatttatacatatatatatatatatatatatatatatatattattttaaagCATCGTTTATTTTCCatcatatgtatattattatcatttaattttttcctttttaaCATCCAAATACTAATGGTAAGGAACAAACAAATCCTATATTTAAAATTCCATTACTCaaataaaatgtaattAAAAGCGTGAAATAACCTGTATATGTTCATAATATAAGAATTGTAGAGTAAATTGTATTTTCACATgataatatgtttttatgtttattttatataatcttACCCAATATAGATGATAAGGCCAAAACTGTCTTATTTTTCGTATTGCCTAAAATAAATTGAAAATTTTAACATTTTAccataaaaatataagttgatataaatatatatatatatatatattataaccGAAGATTCCcatataaacaaaatatgGTAGTAGtaataacaacaacaatGTTACATATACTTTCATAATATCATTAGAAACCTGCAATGacaaaattaattttttttttttttttatgaattcATTCATTTCAATGAAAATGcatttatatgaataataaaaatatatataaattgatatatatatatatatatatatatatatgtgcgTGTATATATTCCTACTTGATTTATTGCATATGCCTTGTCCACAGTTTTGCTCCATATAtctataaaatatatattcaatccaattatataacaccttattactttttataaatatataaaaaaggaaaaatatattcctttatattaaacctattttattttttatttgaacAAATCTTGAATCGTCACTGTGGACAATCCGAGATAAGAAATCAGCGGATGGAGAGGATGctatgaaaaattaaataaataaatatataaatatataaatatatatatatatatatatttatatatatttgtgcATATATTTAGTGTACTAGTCCAAATTAAGGACATACTATATcaacataaaaatattgttaatatatattaaccaaaaaaataagTGAAACTTCTAAAGTCATCATCCAAGTAGATATCTTGCTTTTCAATTATACAAGTaacatttaattttttgtaaaaaacaaaaaataaaataattaaaagGGGAAGTATCCTcattttgataatatatagaaaaacAACAATGTCAAAAGGaaatacaatatatatatatatatatatatatatatatgtataaataatttatcttGTGTTTAAGTTgttaaaaaagaaaaaaaaaaaaaattaagacAGATATATAGACctacaaaatatatatatgtaaatatatatctatatgTATGAACCTGTTTGCATattctaatatatatatatatatatatatatatatatataatcatatcAAAGATCCATCtaatattacataaaatgtttatacatataaagtataaattatgagacatataaaaaatagGGTAGCACAATGGAATTGgattattaattataatgtaTGTACATAACTTTGTTGTATTttcaaaagaaaaaaataattgaGTAGGTTAACATATGATagttatattataaaaagtaatTAAGTAAAACCGNNNNNNNNNNNNNNNNNNNNNNNNNNNNNNNNNNNNNNNNNNNNNNNNNNNNNNNNNNNNNNNNNNNNNNNNNNNNNNNNNNNNNNNNNNNNNNNNNNNNNNNNNNNNNNNNNNNNNNNNNNNNNNNNNNNNNNNNNNNNNNNNNNNNNNNNNNNNNNNNNNNNNNNNaaaaaaaaaaaaatacatatatatatatatatatatatatatatatatatatatatatatataatataatataatatatccATTGAGATGTTCCAAAAATAAGGTATATTTTTACACTAGTTGTGATATACTAATATACCTTTCAAAGtaattatattcatatatagaacaaaatatatatgatattcttctaaaaaaataaaatattatccATGCTTCAAAGATCATCCTTATTTATTACCTTTTTAATATGCTCTAATTTTGTAAGGAGACTATTAGTAGATGTGTTGCTTAaagttttttttctctttttttcATCACATTTTtcacaaatatatttaatatccttaattaaattatcatatagTTTATTAGTATCTACATCATTAATTTCTATAGAATTTTCTACAgacattttatttttttcaatataaaGTGGATCTCCATATCTGTCTTGATATATTTCATTCAATTCATCATTAcaacataaaataatagaATTGGTATCGAtcataaaatttaatataaatcttaattctttaaaaatattagtTTCTTCACATTTCTCTGTAACATCTAAACAAAGATTCATTATATCAGGTGAAAGGTATAATGGAAGAGCATAGTGATTTTCTTCTATATGTTGActaaaatataataagaataataaatatatacatcCTGCTTGGAattgtataatattatttgtatataaatttttatatttattattattttcatcgaaactatttttaaatacatGCTTCCAAGATAACCATAAGGTTTGCCATgatgaaatattattttcatatcttgattttgttaatattaaagaaaattttgtttctttaaataataaactaaacaaatataaatcttTATGTTCtccattttttattttatgtttcTTAGTCATCCATAGATGTAAAAGATTTTCTATATCTTCAAcgttatatttatatcgGCCTGGTAAACATACTGGTACGTAAAAATCACCACAAATATCTCCTACCctttgaatatatttttcttcatttacAAAATCGATTGTatacattattaatatatattcaatataaaatattcatatgttcatatatgtatattttatatatctgTGATTTTTTcctatttattttaatcatcaaattatataaaattaattttcttttttttttctttNNNNNNNNNNNNNNNNNNNNNNNNNNNNNNNNNNNNNNNNNNNNNNNNNNNNNNNNNNNNNNNNNNNNNNNNNNNNNNNNNNNNNNNNNNNNNNNNNNNNNNNNNNNNNNNNNNNNNNNNNNNNNNNNNNNNNNNNNNNNNNNNNNNNNNNNNNNNNNNNNNNNNNNNNNNNNNNNNNNNNNNNNNNNNNNNNNNNNNNNNNNNNNNNNNNNNNNNNNNNNNNNNNNNNNNNNNNNNNNNNNNNNNNNNNNNNNNNNNNNNNNNNNNNNNNNNNNNNNNNNNNNNNNNNNNNNNNNNNNNATTTTTTGAAATAACTATAAGATGGttgtttataatatatatatatatatatatatatatatatatatttgcTCATGCTGTGTTTAATCAGTTACAAATTATTGATTTATCTCATCCAgaagtaaaaaaaaaaataaaaacaaaataatggatataaataatacaaattattatatatagattttaaaatatataataataaaattatacttgtgataaaaaaaaaaaaaaaaaacatgtatgatagataaaatatatcaataaaatatttagaatttatttaattatatgaacaCAAAATGGATAGTGAAATTACAAACCTGGAAGAAATATTACCTTGCTCGCATACAAGAGATGTGGAGCTTGTTCCCatgttttattttgaagtacaaaaaaaagttGCTAAAGACgctttatttattatgaaggattatattaataaagaattatatgataaatataatcatttgAAGAGATGTAAGAAATGTTCAGATTCTGTTCAAATTTTGATAGGTACATGTAATCATATACCATTTGAATTATCACAGAAattaatagaaaaaataaaacaagaaaataataatgatgaatctaataatttaataatatctaAAATTATGGTTTCTAAATATGCACCTATTACTAGGAAACAATATGTTGAATGGTCTATCCATTGGCctttatattatagaaAACCTGATAAAGATATTctaatattaaaaaaggaagaaattaataaatatataaaatttataaatatttctataaatatagGAAAACAATTTGGTACATGTAATAGTGGTTGTGttataacatataatgATCAAATTATTGCATCCTCAggtgataatataaaaaatcaTCCACTTCAACATGCACCTATGCTAGCTATAGAACAAGTGTCATATAAACTAAGACATATATGGTTAAAcaaacaaaaagaaaaaacaaatttacaaaaaaaaattaaaataattcaaaaagaaacaaataAATGTGATAGTCTAAAAAATGAACAGaagaatgaaaataataagaatcATACACTTTTACCAAATTTtcaaaatgataataatcaaaataatcataatattttattagataatatatctaatgATCAATATCTTTGTACTAATTTTTATGCATTCCTAAGTCATGAACCCTGTTATATGTGTGCTATGGCTTTATTACATTCAAGAATTAAATGTGTTATCTTTGACAAAcagaatataaataacGGAGCTCTCATGAGTCAAGAAAAATTACATTGTATTAAAAGTTTAAATCACCATTTTAAAGTCTTCAAAACGATTAGaggataaaaaaaaaaaataataaaaaaaataataaaaaaaataaaaaataaaaaaaaaaataaagtatTTACCAAGGCTGcaatcaaaatatatattatatatgcatTATATGCCCACATCactaaaaaatattatataaaaaaaaatatatatatatatatatatatatgtgtgtatatatatttttttaatacatttctttttatgtcgtattatttttaatttattttattttattcattatttattatgtattatttatttaaatttttttttttctttttttttgtgaagaaatcatttttttacagttatataatgtatatttataaatatttataaatatatatatataacatattatctttatattttttactatTTAATAAATTGATGTGtcaataattataaaaaaaataaataaataaataaataattatgttagtttaatgtataaaatatatacatcCTTTTCACCTggataaaatatattttattaacattttataaatcatatatatatatatatatatattttgataatttaaTTTGTAAGGAAAGAATGTGAGTTCAGATATATttcattcatttttttctttttctttttcttttaattataaaatgagATATAGGCTTTTTCCTGCCCTACATTTTTTAAGTTATCTAAGAAAAATCcacatatattattcacCTCAAAGATGTGAGAAAGCGGACGTGGCAAGGTATTAATTgaatataacataaaaaaaaaaaaaaaaaaataataaaataaaaaaataaaagttCTTATAAgagataaaaatatttattcatataaatacaaaatagtgataaatatatatgtataatcGTTCAAgtgtgtatatatgtatcatattttttataggagattaattatattttgcTCGTCTCAAAAAATTAAGGAGAGATATCCGATGCTTACAGTAACATGGGAATTATTAGCGTaagttataataataaaataaataaataaatatatatatatatattgtgtatatatatgtttatttgaatatatttataatataatctataaatatatatttcatttttatgaaGTTATGAAAACCCCCCAATGATAGAGgttgaatattttaatgGAGAGAAGGAAAAGTAcgtaaaaaaaaaaaaaacaaaaaaaaaaaaagttaaaaAATTAATCAATTTATAATTgcatattatttaaaaacaaacattttaatatattacatatgATATATACAATGTGGGTAtcctattttttttttttaaaggataaatatagaatatTTCAGCAACACACagaagaagaaaattttAGACGAGTGGAAATANNNNNNNNNNNNNNNNNNNNNNNNNNNNNNNNNNNNNNNNNNNNNNNNNNNNNNNNNNNNNNNNNNNNNNNNNNNNNNNNNNNNNNNNNNNNNNNNNNNNtaaaaaaaaaaaaaaaaaaaaatgaaataagAAATAGGAAATAAGAAATGAGAAATGAGAAATAAGAGcagaacaaaaaaaatgtcAAGGGAAATATAAAGAAGGTAAAGAAAATTTTGTGCTTTTTCAAAACCAAAAAATgtacataaaataaaaataaacatatatatatatatatatatatatatatatatagaaaaaataaaatttttgaAATTGTAGAAAagcttttttttttttttttatttatattaattttttttttttttttaaagaatccatattattatataaattatactttttttttttttttttttttttttttttggttgtaattaaaaaaaaaacagaataaaaaaacaaaaaaaggGAAAAAAATGTTTCAAACATTTTCTTATACggaaaaaatgaagataaaaTTTTGGTGTCTCTTAATTGGTAAATAAAATTTAGGCGTgcaaaataaaaaatagGAAACAAacacacatatattaaaagaaataataataataataatatatatatatatataatatatttttttatttcctttttagCTTACGTGATATCTTTTGTGAGCACTACATATACAAAGATAAACaggaaaaaaatgattaacagtaatatatatatatatatatatatatatatttttaaaaaaaaataaaatgtatagTCTTAGgtcatattattaacatatatatttttaatatatataataattttattgttatatttacaGATATAAGAGGAACAGAAACCCAAGCCAATAGTCTTTCTATGGTAcgatatatataaatatatatataaatatatatatatatatatgataacATGCAAATCcatatcaatattatttaattttgttcgatatttttttattttttaggCAACCATAGAAAACCACACAGATAATAAAcatcaaaaaaaagacTGTTACTATTCCTTTAAAgtaatgaaaaaaataatttaatataataatagtatatacatatatatatatattttattatccttttaatttaattcTTTAGAATTATTGTCTAAGCCAAAACCAATTCAACTCcttattattcttattaaaTGGAGTTGCAGTAATAACAGTTTTTTTTATAGCTATAGTAATACAAAGAGCTACATTTTTTCCTGTAAAGTAATACGACagaaatgaaaataattaacaataatttatatggttataatataatatatttatatatctttattattttatttttttttttttttatatgtgtacAGGTCAAACCAGGAAGAAATTATTGATGTCTCACAAATAACAAattgaagaaaaataaaaatgtaattatatatatatttatttatataatcttcttttttttaacatcaaataaaatagcgatttaattttaatagTTTCTTTCAAGTTTATAcctaatatatattatatccattgtcttttttaatatataaaattttctttttaattacTTTCTCctttcattatttttttatttatttatttattttttttttttttttgtttataaaataagaattaCTTTATGAGAACCATATAattaatcatataataaataagCAATTAATGCCAGGtgaaaattattt
This region of Plasmodium gaboni strain SY75 chromosome 12, whole genome shotgun sequence genomic DNA includes:
- a CDS encoding hypothetical protein (conserved Plasmodium protein, unknown function); the encoded protein is MYTIDFVNEEKYIQRVGDICGDFYVPVCLPGRYKYNVEDIENLLHLWMTKKHKIKNGEHKDLYLFSLLFKETKFSLILTKSRYENNISSWQTLWLSWKHVFKNSFDENNNKYKNLYTNNIIQFQAGCIYLLFLLYFSQHIEENHYALPLYLSPDIMNLCLDVTEKCEETNIFKELRFILNFMIDTNSIILCCNDELNEIYQDRYGDPLYIEKNKMSVENSIEINDVDTNKLYDNLIKDIKYICEKCDEKKRKKTLSNTSTNSLLTKLEHIKKVINKDDL
- a CDS encoding putative cytidine deaminase, which encodes MDSEITNLEEILPCSHTRDVELVPMFYFEVQKKVAKDALFIMKDYINKELYDKYNHLKRCKKCSDSVQILIGTCNHIPFELSQKLIEKIKQENNNDESNNLIISKIMVSKYAPITRKQYVEWSIHWPLYYRKPDKDILILKKEEINKYIKFINISINIGKQFGTCNSGCVITYNDQIIASSGDNIKNHPLQHAPMLAIEQVSYKLRHIWLNKQKEKTNLQKKIKIIQKETNKCDSLKNEQKNENNKNHTLLPNFQNDNNQNNHNILLDNISNDQYLCTNFYAFLSHEPCYMCAMALLHSRIKCVIFDKQNINNGALMSQEKLHCIKSLNHHFKVFKTIRG
- a CDS encoding hypothetical protein (conserved Plasmodium protein, unknown function); its protein translation is MRYRLFPALHFLSYLRKIHIYYSPQRCEKADVARRLIIFCSSQKIKERYPMLTVTWELLAYENPPMIEVEYFNGEKEKINIEYFSNTQKKKILDEWK
- a CDS encoding putative membrane protein (conserved Plasmodium membrane protein, unknown function), yielding MRILPLLIILFFVFYKKLNVTCIIEKQDIYLDDDFRSFTYFFASSPSADFLSRIVHSDDSRFVQIKNKIDIWSKTVDKAYAINQVSNDIMKVYVTLLLLLLLPYFVYMGIFGNTKNKTVLALSSILGYFTLLITFYLSNGILNIGFVCSLPLVFGFFIFNLASSDCIIKSLYKYTRYIFCFIFAKLLYDVVTNLKLDELNSFDYGISGYIYMNLLKGNYYFILKIVHLIVLSVITLVIIKLFPNVFSSSSLQSPISIIADKYMVSFLCALPVSAFITQIFFLICKTINPIDPTLFFMIPSSLNFLSISTIFSLITWIITTCVLTILRNRVESDYNHILNKLSSRLGEFL